The following coding sequences are from one Bradyrhizobium sp. 200 window:
- a CDS encoding TRAP transporter permease: protein MSTDAVAVLGFVALFALMLLRVPVGMAMGLVGVCGFGYLVGFTPALKLVGQTSMRTVTDYTFGVIPMFLLMGTFVSNSGMSRELFRAANGFVGHLRGGLGIATVGACGGFAAICGSSVATAATFSAVAYPEMRRFGYPQSFATGVIAAGGTLGAMLPPSTVLAVYGIITEQDIGKLFIAGIIPGLLAMTMYMLTIALIGWFRPDFLPRGTPIPWRKRFAGLKSIWAPVLLFIFVIGGLYGLPFLPRFTPTEAGGVGATGAFLIGLLTGRLNKEKILASLLQATRTAAAVFTVLIGALIFGYFLTVTQTPQKVTELLTGLGLGPYGILALIMVMYLVLGCLMDAMAMIILTVPIIFPVIIHLGFDPIWFGIIIVMTVELGLIHPPVGMNVFVIKSVVKDVSFSTIFRGVIPFVVTDLIRLVILIAFPMLALWLPTRMMAH, encoded by the coding sequence ATGAGCACAGACGCGGTCGCCGTCCTCGGATTTGTCGCGCTGTTTGCGCTGATGCTGCTGCGCGTGCCCGTGGGCATGGCGATGGGCCTCGTCGGTGTCTGCGGTTTTGGTTACCTCGTCGGCTTCACGCCGGCACTGAAACTGGTCGGCCAGACCTCGATGCGCACGGTGACCGATTATACCTTCGGCGTCATCCCGATGTTCCTGCTGATGGGCACCTTCGTCAGCAATTCCGGCATGAGCCGCGAACTGTTCCGCGCCGCCAACGGCTTTGTCGGTCATCTGCGCGGCGGGCTCGGCATCGCCACCGTCGGCGCCTGCGGCGGCTTTGCCGCGATCTGCGGCTCGTCGGTCGCGACCGCCGCAACCTTCTCGGCCGTGGCCTATCCGGAAATGCGCCGCTTCGGCTATCCGCAATCCTTCGCCACCGGCGTGATCGCGGCCGGCGGCACGCTGGGCGCCATGCTGCCGCCGTCCACGGTGCTTGCGGTCTACGGCATCATCACCGAGCAGGACATCGGAAAGCTGTTCATCGCCGGCATCATTCCGGGTCTGCTCGCGATGACCATGTACATGCTCACCATCGCACTGATCGGCTGGTTCAGGCCTGACTTCCTGCCGAGGGGCACGCCGATCCCGTGGCGCAAGCGCTTTGCGGGTCTGAAGAGCATCTGGGCCCCGGTACTGCTGTTCATCTTCGTCATTGGCGGACTTTACGGCTTGCCGTTTCTGCCGCGCTTTACGCCGACCGAGGCCGGCGGCGTTGGCGCCACCGGCGCGTTCCTGATCGGCCTGCTCACCGGACGGCTGAACAAGGAAAAGATCCTCGCGTCGCTCCTGCAAGCCACCCGCACGGCGGCCGCCGTCTTCACCGTGCTGATCGGCGCGCTAATCTTCGGCTATTTTCTGACGGTGACGCAGACCCCGCAGAAGGTCACGGAACTTCTCACCGGCCTTGGGCTCGGTCCCTATGGCATTCTTGCTCTCATCATGGTGATGTATCTGGTGCTGGGCTGCCTGATGGACGCCATGGCCATGATCATCCTCACCGTGCCGATTATCTTCCCGGTCATCATCCATCTCGGCTTCGACCCGATCTGGTTCGGCATCATCATCGTCATGACGGTCGAACTCGGCCTGATCCATCCGCCCGTCGGCATGAACGTCTTTGTCATCAAGAGCGTGGTGAAAGACGTGTCATTCTCGACGATCTTCCGCGGCGTGATCCCGTTCGTCGTGACCGACCTGATCCGGCTGGTGATCCTGATCGCATTTCCGATGCTGGCACTTTGGTTGCCGACCCGCATGATGGCTCACTAG
- a CDS encoding TRAP transporter small permease: MSRAWMDRFIDTIEWIAAAFVGIVALNIFLAVILRNTLSYNIPDSFDIGRMLLGILIFWGIAATSYRGGHITVDLVWANVGPKYKRMIDVFATLVLLFVVSVQTWTLFDKVRGTYNDNVLTFDMHMPTWPFFAVAWAGDGAAVLLIAIRTYRLIFHPEEMQEEPKIKAVE, translated from the coding sequence ATGAGTCGCGCGTGGATGGACCGGTTCATCGACACGATCGAATGGATCGCAGCCGCCTTTGTCGGCATCGTGGCGCTGAACATTTTCCTGGCCGTGATCCTGCGCAACACGCTCAGCTACAACATTCCGGACTCGTTCGATATCGGTCGCATGCTGCTCGGCATTCTGATCTTCTGGGGCATCGCCGCCACCAGCTATCGCGGCGGCCATATCACCGTCGATCTGGTCTGGGCCAATGTCGGCCCGAAATACAAGCGCATGATCGACGTGTTCGCCACGCTGGTGCTGCTGTTCGTGGTGTCCGTGCAGACCTGGACGCTGTTCGACAAGGTGCGCGGCACCTACAACGACAATGTGCTCACCTTCGACATGCACATGCCGACCTGGCCGTTCTTTGCCGTTGCCTGGGCCGGGGATGGCGCTGCGGTGCTGCTAATCGCGATCCGCACCTATCGCCTGATCTTCCATCCGGAAGAGATGCAGGAAGAACCCAAGATCAAGGCCGTGGAGTAG
- a CDS encoding TRAP transporter substrate-binding protein — MRKTFLALLLAASVTPAVAQEKNIDLKISHWVPASHPLQKSLEDWAAAVEKDSGGSIKSKVFPAQQLGKAFDHYDMARDGIADVTYVNPGYQPGRFPIIGAGELPFLMSDARGGSMALDEWYRKYADKEMKDVKFCLAFIHSPSSFHSRTKKIVVPDDVKGMKIRPAHATMANFVTSLGGTNVQSSAPEVRDIIERGVADAVTFPWGSLLLFGIDKVTKYDMDAPLYVTTFAFVINKDKYNQMSDKQKKAIDNNCNTEAAGRVGEYWGKMEDAGIAKIKADTSHEVYKLTPEQIALWKKASEPLTKTWGDGVKKNGVDPDPAMAELRAALKKHNALAE, encoded by the coding sequence ATGAGGAAAACATTTCTGGCGCTGCTGCTGGCCGCCAGCGTGACGCCTGCGGTGGCGCAGGAGAAGAATATCGACCTGAAGATTTCGCACTGGGTGCCGGCTTCGCATCCGCTGCAGAAGTCGCTGGAAGACTGGGCGGCCGCGGTCGAGAAGGATTCCGGCGGAAGCATCAAGTCAAAAGTGTTTCCGGCTCAGCAGCTCGGCAAGGCGTTCGATCATTACGACATGGCGCGCGACGGCATCGCCGACGTCACCTACGTCAATCCCGGCTATCAGCCCGGCCGCTTCCCGATCATCGGCGCGGGCGAGCTGCCGTTCCTGATGTCGGACGCCAGGGGCGGCTCGATGGCGCTGGACGAATGGTACCGCAAATACGCCGACAAGGAGATGAAGGACGTCAAGTTCTGTCTCGCCTTCATCCATTCGCCGTCGTCGTTCCACTCGCGCACCAAGAAGATCGTGGTGCCTGACGACGTCAAGGGCATGAAGATCCGCCCGGCGCACGCCACCATGGCCAACTTCGTCACGTCGCTCGGCGGCACCAATGTGCAATCCTCGGCGCCGGAAGTGCGCGACATCATCGAACGCGGCGTCGCCGACGCGGTCACCTTCCCCTGGGGCTCGCTGCTTCTGTTCGGCATCGACAAGGTGACGAAGTACGACATGGACGCGCCGCTCTACGTCACGACCTTCGCCTTCGTCATTAACAAGGACAAGTACAACCAGATGTCCGACAAGCAGAAGAAGGCGATCGACAACAATTGCAACACCGAGGCTGCCGGCCGTGTCGGCGAGTACTGGGGCAAGATGGAAGATGCCGGTATCGCCAAGATCAAGGCGGACACCAGCCACGAGGTCTACAAGCTTACGCCCGAGCAGATCGCGCTATGGAAGAAGGCTTCCGAACCGCTGACCAAGACCTGGGGCGACGGCGTCAAGAAGAACGGTGTCGATCCCGATCCGGCGATGGCGGAGCTGCGCGCGGCGCTGAAGAAACACAATGCGCTCGCGGAATAG